The following are encoded together in the Chloroflexota bacterium genome:
- a CDS encoding cytochrome c produces the protein MPVDGDTAHGAMLYAKHCQECHGDRHGVGKHAQAPYHGPSGHTWLHADSVLEWIILEGLGPREDGTGGDGEVRLSMPAWRGVLSDEEIRDVLSYLKTWWTPQVCEVRVEMFGAAEGSC, from the coding sequence GTGCCCGTTGACGGAGACACCGCGCACGGTGCGATGCTCTATGCCAAGCACTGTCAAGAATGTCATGGCGACCGGCATGGCGTGGGCAAGCATGCCCAGGCGCCCTACCACGGTCCCAGCGGCCACACATGGCTCCACGCGGACAGCGTGTTGGAGTGGATAATCCTCGAGGGTCTGGGGCCGCGTGAGGATGGGACCGGGGGTGACGGTGAAGTTCGCCTGAGCATGCCGGCCTGGCGAGGCGTACTATCCGACGAGGAGATTCGAGACGTCCTCAGCTACCTCAAGACTTGGTGGACGCCGCAAGTCTGTGAGGTGCGCGTAGAGATGTTCGGCGCGGCCGAGGGCAGTTGCTAG
- a CDS encoding ABC transporter ATP-binding protein has product MSGPLTTLLGALIVVGVLQSLGFILATGVLVGAVPDAIGGGLGSAAGTRLLTALAVVVVLFVVGQVVEPLRSTVADTLGRQLEGHLRTRIIAASVGLHPPTGIGHLEDPRLRDLIARARGAALGQHTPAMALHGLVYVATTRLELVGVVAMTAIYFHWWLAAGLTGVLLAARVLVRRPSAGVVAAVADTTADLWRSDYYADLALAPGVAKETRVFGLGDWIVDRFRGHWFEGMERLWAARRAGTQAAAPWVVAIVFLSVLATLVIAGRAAANGDLSLTALAIVGQSVLGMAGILFSFPQQERWLDEGSLTVPAVEEFEREARSHRLTSGTRNPRSAAGTDIRFANVSFGYPGTDVEVLRHLDLRIPVGRSLAIVGTNGAGKTTLIKLLCRLYEPTDGQIALGESDLRDLDLVAWRREIAVIFQDFVRYELTAADNVGLGAVERRWDRALLERSAQRAGADDLIAGLPHGWDTVLSRQYRNGSDISGGEWQRVAIARALGALEAGSRVLVLDEPTAHLDVRAEVEFFDRFLELTRGVTTILISHRFSTVRRADAICVLDGGRVVERGTHDELMDLGGHYARMYSIQAERFREQAAEGVDPDG; this is encoded by the coding sequence GTGAGCGGGCCTCTCACGACGTTGCTTGGCGCACTCATCGTGGTGGGCGTACTCCAAAGCCTCGGGTTCATTCTCGCGACGGGGGTGCTCGTCGGCGCGGTGCCAGACGCCATCGGCGGAGGGCTCGGCTCCGCCGCGGGAACTCGCCTGCTGACCGCCCTCGCGGTGGTCGTGGTTCTCTTTGTGGTTGGGCAGGTGGTCGAGCCGCTGCGGTCCACGGTGGCCGACACCCTCGGCAGGCAGCTTGAAGGACACCTGCGGACCAGGATCATCGCCGCCTCGGTCGGCCTCCATCCGCCGACGGGGATCGGGCATCTCGAGGATCCGAGGCTTCGCGATCTCATCGCACGGGCACGGGGTGCCGCGCTTGGACAGCACACGCCGGCGATGGCCTTGCACGGGCTCGTCTACGTTGCCACCACGCGCCTGGAGCTGGTCGGCGTGGTCGCCATGACCGCGATCTACTTCCACTGGTGGCTTGCCGCGGGACTGACTGGAGTCCTGCTGGCGGCGAGGGTCCTCGTGCGCCGCCCATCGGCAGGCGTAGTGGCGGCGGTCGCGGACACGACGGCCGATCTGTGGCGGTCGGACTACTACGCCGACTTGGCCCTCGCACCCGGCGTGGCCAAAGAGACGAGAGTCTTCGGACTCGGCGACTGGATCGTCGACCGGTTTCGCGGCCACTGGTTCGAAGGCATGGAACGACTCTGGGCCGCCCGGCGTGCGGGCACCCAGGCGGCCGCTCCGTGGGTCGTCGCGATTGTCTTCCTCTCCGTACTCGCCACCCTGGTCATCGCCGGGCGTGCGGCCGCGAACGGCGACCTGAGCTTGACGGCCCTCGCCATCGTGGGCCAGTCCGTGCTCGGCATGGCCGGCATCCTCTTCAGCTTTCCCCAGCAGGAGCGGTGGCTTGACGAGGGGTCCCTCACAGTGCCCGCCGTTGAGGAGTTCGAACGGGAGGCGCGGTCGCATCGGCTGACCTCCGGCACTAGGAATCCAAGGTCGGCGGCCGGCACAGATATTCGCTTCGCAAACGTGTCGTTCGGCTATCCGGGAACCGACGTCGAGGTCTTGCGTCATCTCGATCTCAGAATCCCCGTCGGTCGGTCGCTGGCGATCGTTGGGACCAACGGTGCGGGCAAGACGACCCTCATCAAGCTGCTGTGCCGACTCTACGAGCCGACGGACGGCCAAATCGCGCTGGGTGAATCGGACCTGCGTGACCTCGATCTCGTCGCCTGGCGGCGCGAGATCGCCGTCATATTTCAAGACTTCGTGCGCTACGAGCTTACCGCCGCCGACAACGTGGGTCTCGGTGCGGTCGAACGGCGCTGGGACCGTGCACTGCTGGAGCGGTCGGCGCAGCGGGCTGGAGCCGACGACCTGATTGCGGGGCTCCCACACGGGTGGGACACGGTGCTGTCGCGGCAGTACCGCAACGGCTCGGACATATCGGGGGGAGAGTGGCAGCGCGTGGCCATCGCTCGGGCGCTCGGTGCCCTGGAGGCAGGCAGCCGCGTGCTGGTCCTCGACGAGCCCACGGCGCACCTCGACGTGAGGGCGGAGGTCGAATTCTTCGATCGATTCCTGGAGCTCACGAGGGGCGTGACGACGATCCTGATCTCGCATCGCTTCTCGACGGTGCGAAGGGCCGATGCCATCTGTGTGCTCGACGGCGGCCGTGTCGTGGAGCGCGGTACCCATGACGAGCTGATGGATCTTGGCGGCCACTATGCGCGCATGTACTCGATCCAGGCCGAGCGGTTCAGGGAACAGGCGGCTGAAGGTGTGGACCCGGATGGGTAA
- a CDS encoding redoxin domain-containing protein — MADNLPLLISYIVLWVFVIILGILMVATLRHLGVMFEAVDPVLQFSRSGFRLRPDEPLPQAELADSSGSVVGIEQLGDSNLVLLLVDQGCPTCADALAALSNGETERWSDKWMPVVVVRSNPQDVSAITESYSIHEGIRVLFDVAGKTSKAWGITTTPFVIVVDSARLVRRTYPVVSGSQIREILQNDPKDLLRPAIWDSKSIEA; from the coding sequence ATGGCTGACAATCTGCCGCTCTTGATCTCATACATAGTTTTGTGGGTTTTCGTGATAATTCTGGGGATTCTGATGGTCGCGACGCTACGACATTTGGGAGTGATGTTCGAGGCCGTGGATCCTGTACTCCAGTTCAGTCGTAGCGGTTTTCGGCTTCGTCCAGACGAACCGCTGCCTCAAGCGGAGCTAGCAGATTCAAGCGGATCTGTCGTAGGAATAGAGCAACTTGGCGACTCCAACCTGGTGCTTTTGCTGGTCGATCAGGGCTGCCCAACATGTGCGGACGCACTTGCCGCGCTTAGCAATGGTGAGACCGAACGCTGGAGCGACAAATGGATGCCAGTCGTTGTTGTTCGATCGAATCCACAAGATGTATCGGCGATCACAGAGTCATATAGTATCCATGAAGGTATTAGAGTATTGTTTGATGTGGCAGGCAAGACGTCGAAAGCATGGGGGATCACCACCACGCCATTTGTGATAGTCGTTGATAGCGCACGACTCGTGCGGCGAACATATCCGGTTGTAAGTGGTAGCCAGATTCGCGAAATCCTTCAGAATGATCCAAAGGACCTACTTCGCCCGGCGATTTGGGATTCTAAGTCAATAGAAGCTTAG
- a CDS encoding transposase, with the protein MHPHRSFADVECDGQPRQTRRERFLQRMDARLPWARLEARIRPVYPTGESGRPQYPLALLLRIRCVQLFYNLSDAAMEDTLYDSVAEQRFVGLTARGAAAACVHSVIRIE; encoded by the coding sequence ATGCATCCCCATCGCTCATTTGCCGACGTGGAGTGTGACGGACAGCCGCGCCAGACTCGGCGCGAACGCTTTCTCCAGCGCATGGACGCGCGGCTGCCGTGGGCACGGCTCGAAGCGCGCATCCGCCCGGTCTACCCCACCGGCGAGAGCGGGCGGCCGCAGTATCCGCTGGCCCTGCTGCTGCGGATTCGCTGCGTTCAGTTGTTCTACAACCTCAGCGACGCGGCGATGGAAGACACGCTGTACGACAGCGTGGCGGAGCAGCGGTTTGTGGGGTTGACGGCGCGGGGCGCCGCTGCCGCATGCGTGCACAGCGTGATTCGCATCGAGTAA
- a CDS encoding Fic family protein, protein MSFVPRSSITNRIAAALTDIERARGFLDATTLSDAWIHAMQSTASLLEAHHATHIEVTQLTIDEAAELLAGASVPSADPDDARELLNYRDAFEFVSRNLNDGGPITESLVREIHHRLVAGRPWWRCRARRVANHSELHHRLSHGRCDLRPAPPADDVPELMRDLIRCTNHPHDVHPVIASAIAQFQLVHIHPFLDGNGRTSRLLSMLCLYRAGYDFKRLFAISEYHDQDRVAFYNAIQSVRQMQMDMTRWIEFFTHGLATQRAEVKQRGEVAMRQDVLARRHALTGRQVVALGAVLAHGWLTIAEFQDRVPGAPRRTLQRDLRALVEKGALKRCGRTNRLEYVLAGGAVRACVKTCATARAKLAPPLVPPAGIPDASPRLARLRRAL, encoded by the coding sequence ATGAGCTTCGTCCCGCGCTCTTCGATCACGAATCGGATCGCGGCTGCGCTGACCGACATCGAACGGGCCCGCGGCTTCCTCGACGCCACCACGCTCTCAGATGCGTGGATTCACGCCATGCAGTCCACGGCTTCCTTACTGGAAGCCCACCACGCGACGCACATCGAAGTGACGCAACTCACGATCGACGAGGCGGCCGAGCTCCTTGCCGGAGCCTCGGTTCCCAGTGCCGATCCCGATGACGCGCGCGAATTGCTCAACTACCGCGATGCCTTCGAATTCGTCAGCCGGAATCTGAACGATGGCGGGCCAATCACGGAGAGCCTCGTCCGTGAGATTCACCATCGCCTCGTGGCGGGGCGTCCGTGGTGGCGCTGCCGCGCCCGGCGAGTAGCGAACCATTCAGAACTACACCATCGACTCAGCCACGGGCGATGTGATCTACGTCCCGCCCCGCCGGCCGATGACGTGCCGGAGCTCATGCGCGATCTCATCCGGTGCACGAACCACCCGCACGACGTGCATCCGGTGATCGCCAGCGCCATCGCGCAGTTTCAGTTGGTGCACATTCATCCGTTCCTTGACGGCAACGGTCGCACGTCGCGGCTGCTGTCGATGCTGTGTCTCTACCGGGCCGGCTACGACTTCAAGCGGCTCTTTGCGATCAGCGAATACCACGACCAGGACCGGGTCGCGTTTTACAACGCCATCCAGAGCGTACGGCAGATGCAGATGGACATGACGCGGTGGATCGAGTTCTTTACGCACGGGTTGGCCACGCAACGCGCCGAGGTGAAACAGCGCGGCGAAGTCGCCATGCGGCAGGATGTGCTGGCCCGCCGTCACGCCCTGACCGGGCGGCAAGTGGTTGCGCTAGGCGCAGTGCTTGCGCATGGCTGGCTCACGATTGCCGAGTTTCAAGACCGAGTTCCGGGAGCTCCGCGACGCACCCTGCAACGGGATCTACGGGCGCTGGTCGAGAAGGGTGCGCTTAAACGTTGCGGGCGGACCAACCGCCTGGAGTACGTGCTGGCAGGCGGCGCGGTCCGAGCTTGCGTCAAGACTTGCGCCACAGCTCGCGCCAAACTTGCGCCACCACTTGTGCCACCGGCGGGTATCCCTGACGCATCACCGCGGCTGGCACGCCTACGTCGGGCGCTCTGA
- a CDS encoding serine/threonine-protein kinase → MPNHIGGEICLGRKWCIEHEIGSGGFARVHLARSESGETAVIKLIPKAPGADREILFEDLDGVPNIVPVIDRGEWNDFWVLLMPKAEKSLREYLCENVEQLSADESVRVLSDVTQALAAIEARVVHRDIKPDNILLFNGQWCLADFGISRYAEATTAPDTHKYAMTPRYAAPEQWRGERASSATDVYSLGIVAYELLAGQVPFVGPEVHDYRRQHLEETPESISGIPLKMQSLIDECIYKGPEARPRPRNLLARLGESLREASEGAGSLQRANAIAVSRQAEEDRQESVARSEAMRRLELCRAADRSLARVIGLLHAQIMLNAPASEHSGPIPGWSWSLNEAKLSVEPSRMAEECPDGDTHGSPFEIVAYSSITLQIQPDSHGFEGRSHSLWYCDAQEAGVFRWYETAFMISAFIAKRGRIDPFALGPGREAYIALAPITAEFQVARPFEAIDQGDEIYFVERWLGWFGQAAQDLLHRPIHLPESDPSGTWRRAS, encoded by the coding sequence ATGCCCAACCACATCGGGGGCGAAATCTGCCTTGGCCGAAAGTGGTGTATCGAGCACGAAATCGGTTCAGGTGGCTTTGCGCGCGTTCACCTCGCTCGGTCAGAATCCGGTGAGACCGCAGTGATTAAGCTCATTCCGAAGGCCCCAGGTGCCGACCGAGAGATCCTGTTTGAGGACTTGGACGGGGTTCCAAACATCGTGCCTGTCATCGACCGGGGCGAGTGGAACGACTTTTGGGTCCTCCTCATGCCGAAGGCCGAAAAGTCGCTGAGAGAGTATCTTTGCGAAAACGTCGAACAACTCTCGGCTGATGAGTCGGTGCGAGTGCTCTCTGATGTCACTCAAGCCCTAGCAGCAATCGAAGCACGAGTTGTACATCGGGACATCAAGCCCGACAACATTCTCCTGTTTAATGGACAGTGGTGCCTGGCAGACTTTGGAATCTCCAGATATGCCGAGGCCACCACGGCACCAGACACGCATAAGTATGCGATGACTCCCCGCTACGCGGCTCCTGAGCAGTGGCGAGGAGAGCGAGCCAGCAGTGCCACAGACGTGTATTCCCTGGGAATTGTCGCCTACGAGTTGCTTGCCGGACAGGTGCCATTTGTAGGCCCGGAGGTGCATGACTACCGGCGTCAGCACCTCGAAGAGACTCCAGAGTCAATCTCAGGTATTCCTCTGAAGATGCAATCCTTGATAGATGAGTGCATTTACAAAGGTCCCGAAGCAAGACCGCGGCCTCGCAACCTATTGGCGAGACTGGGCGAGAGTTTACGGGAAGCTTCGGAGGGAGCAGGTAGCCTACAAAGGGCGAACGCAATTGCCGTTAGTCGGCAGGCCGAAGAAGATCGGCAAGAATCTGTAGCTCGATCAGAAGCCATGCGACGCCTTGAACTGTGTAGGGCAGCAGATCGGTCGTTGGCGCGTGTAATCGGTCTGTTGCACGCACAGATCATGTTGAATGCACCCGCGTCCGAGCATTCAGGACCGATTCCAGGATGGTCATGGTCTTTGAATGAAGCGAAATTGAGTGTAGAACCCTCTCGGATGGCGGAGGAATGCCCTGACGGTGATACCCATGGCTCACCGTTTGAAATCGTGGCTTACTCGAGCATAACGCTCCAGATTCAACCAGATTCGCATGGCTTCGAAGGGCGATCTCATTCGCTTTGGTACTGTGACGCCCAAGAAGCCGGAGTGTTCCGGTGGTACGAAACTGCGTTCATGATCAGTGCGTTCATTGCTAAACGAGGCCGTATTGACCCCTTTGCACTAGGTCCCGGGCGCGAAGCGTATATCGCGCTTGCGCCAATCACAGCGGAATTCCAGGTTGCCCGGCCGTTTGAGGCGATTGACCAGGGAGATGAGATCTACTTTGTTGAGCGTTGGCTTGGTTGGTTTGGCCAGGCTGCACAAGATCTCCTCCACCGTCCAATCCACCTGCCAGAAAGTGACCCCAGTGGCACTTGGAGACGGGCGAGCTAG
- a CDS encoding SIR2 family protein yields the protein MLMHATVHNPDRFMGDLRQILAQGRKRIGLLIGAGAPTALLVDDANQVVDEGNPLIPDVEGLTDIVISRLSQDDQHAIESIKEEIRKTGEIINIETILTQIRRLAQAIGTESVRGLTGHEYSQLADRICQGIGKVVSAILPESPNPYSELVSWISGTQREHSIEIFTANYDLLIEEALERSRIPYFDGFVGAHVPFF from the coding sequence ATGCTGATGCACGCAACCGTCCACAATCCCGATCGCTTTATGGGCGATCTGCGTCAGATTCTCGCTCAAGGCCGTAAGCGCATTGGCCTCCTCATCGGCGCGGGTGCACCTACAGCTCTTCTCGTGGACGACGCCAATCAGGTTGTAGACGAAGGTAATCCCCTCATACCGGATGTTGAAGGTCTCACAGACATCGTCATATCCCGCCTGTCACAAGACGACCAACATGCTATTGAGAGTATCAAGGAAGAGATTCGAAAAACTGGAGAAATAATCAATATCGAAACAATTCTAACCCAGATCCGTAGGCTCGCTCAGGCTATTGGTACCGAAAGCGTCCGTGGATTGACAGGCCACGAGTACAGCCAGTTGGCCGACCGGATCTGCCAAGGGATCGGAAAGGTGGTCTCCGCGATCCTTCCCGAGTCACCCAACCCTTACTCAGAGTTGGTTTCTTGGATATCCGGCACTCAGCGGGAACATTCTATAGAGATATTTACAGCAAATTACGATCTCCTCATTGAAGAGGCGCTTGAGCGGTCTCGGATTCCCTATTTCGACGGATTCGTAGGCGCACATGTTCCCTTTTTTTGA
- a CDS encoding ABC transporter ATP-binding protein has product MGKPLRSIWLVVTLAARADPRRALLVALMELANGLCVATLPLWLKLLADAAVDRDATMALVAAAGGACAVTIGIFAGWLGANGQTVLRERTGLALEERLARLSLGVPGLEHHERPDYRDTLALLREERGRLGDSFYATISGLQLVVRFGATLVLLITVHFSLVLLPVFGLVLLETGRKAERLRQSAMAETAEPLRTANHLVETATSAGPARELLVFGLGDEFLRRHRAIWGGIDRARTRAAIHEVALKTAGWVVLSVGYAAAVALATWLAVEGRATAGDVLMTLSLAGQVHGYVAGGAGLFAWILGTLKAVERLLWLSDYSSDAARTDTGHTPSPRRLTAGIDLKDVSFTYPGTGNEVLSDVSLHLPAGSTVAIIGENGAGKTTLVKLLCRFYDPSQGRIVIDGTGLDQHDLEDWRAGVTAAFQDFARFQFVARETVGVGDLQAVEDLSAVERAVSRAGAEDVSAGLPSGLETQLGREWKCGVELSEGQWQKLALARALMRERPVLLILDEPTASLDAETEYALFARYASAVKATASEVGTITILVSHRFSTVRMADSIVVLDSGRVIEVGNHDALMARGGLYAELYGLQERAYR; this is encoded by the coding sequence ATGGGTAAGCCCCTGCGCTCGATATGGCTCGTCGTGACGTTGGCCGCGCGCGCCGACCCCCGGCGGGCTTTGCTGGTCGCGCTGATGGAGCTGGCGAACGGGCTCTGCGTCGCGACGTTGCCGCTGTGGCTGAAACTGCTGGCGGACGCCGCCGTCGACCGTGACGCGACCATGGCGCTCGTGGCGGCCGCGGGCGGAGCGTGCGCGGTCACGATCGGGATCTTCGCGGGTTGGCTGGGAGCCAACGGCCAGACGGTTCTGCGAGAGCGAACCGGTCTCGCGCTCGAGGAACGTCTGGCCCGGCTCAGCCTTGGCGTTCCCGGCCTGGAGCATCACGAACGCCCCGACTATCGGGACACGCTCGCCCTGCTGCGCGAAGAGCGAGGCAGGCTCGGCGACTCCTTCTACGCGACGATTTCGGGGCTGCAGCTGGTAGTGCGCTTCGGCGCGACCCTCGTCTTGCTGATCACGGTCCACTTCTCCCTGGTGCTCTTGCCCGTCTTTGGGCTCGTTCTCCTGGAGACTGGACGAAAGGCCGAGCGGCTCCGCCAATCGGCGATGGCGGAAACGGCAGAGCCGTTGCGAACGGCGAACCACCTCGTGGAGACCGCGACCTCCGCCGGGCCCGCGAGAGAGCTGCTGGTCTTCGGTCTTGGGGATGAGTTCCTGCGGCGGCATCGAGCCATCTGGGGCGGGATCGATCGGGCGCGGACCAGGGCGGCTATCCACGAGGTGGCGCTCAAGACCGCGGGCTGGGTGGTGCTCTCGGTCGGCTACGCGGCGGCGGTTGCGCTTGCCACGTGGCTGGCCGTCGAGGGTCGGGCAACTGCCGGTGACGTCCTGATGACGCTGAGTCTGGCCGGCCAGGTTCACGGGTACGTCGCGGGCGGCGCGGGCCTGTTCGCGTGGATATTGGGCACCCTCAAGGCTGTCGAGCGGCTTCTGTGGCTGTCCGACTACTCGTCGGATGCCGCCAGGACCGATACCGGTCACACGCCTTCGCCGCGACGGCTTACGGCCGGCATAGACCTCAAGGACGTGTCCTTCACATATCCGGGAACCGGCAATGAGGTGCTCTCTGATGTTTCCCTGCACCTGCCGGCTGGCAGCACGGTGGCGATCATCGGGGAAAACGGTGCCGGGAAGACGACGCTGGTCAAGCTCCTGTGTCGGTTCTACGACCCGTCGCAGGGGCGCATCGTCATTGATGGGACGGGGCTCGATCAGCACGACCTTGAAGACTGGCGAGCGGGAGTAACGGCGGCTTTCCAGGACTTCGCTCGCTTCCAGTTCGTCGCCCGGGAGACCGTCGGCGTTGGGGACCTGCAGGCTGTCGAAGACCTATCGGCCGTGGAACGGGCGGTTTCCCGGGCCGGCGCCGAAGATGTCTCAGCGGGTCTGCCTTCTGGCCTGGAGACGCAGTTGGGACGGGAATGGAAGTGTGGGGTTGAACTCTCCGAAGGTCAATGGCAGAAGCTGGCTCTGGCCAGGGCGCTGATGCGGGAGCGGCCCGTATTGCTGATCCTGGACGAGCCGACGGCCAGTCTGGACGCGGAGACGGAATATGCGCTGTTCGCCCGGTATGCGTCCGCGGTGAAGGCGACGGCTTCTGAGGTTGGGACGATCACGATTCTGGTCTCGCATCGCTTTTCCACCGTTCGCATGGCCGACTCAATCGTCGTGTTGGACAGCGGCCGGGTGATCGAGGTCGGCAACCATGACGCGCTGATGGCTCGTGGCGGGCTCTACGCGGAACTCTATGGGCTGCAGGAGAGGGCCTATCGCTAA
- a CDS encoding SIR2 family protein, whose translation MFPFFDAASVSSDDLPPRWSRLWTLHGSLGWAISKGIVVRSGGREATELIYPDHLKYERVTRLPYSALFERLRKFLMTPDTLLLCSGFSFRDSHICAILDEALAANSHAAILAIQYGPLESESEARQLASTRPNMSVYARDGAVISGIPGSWRCGEAPSEYWEDIRSTFWRPHTDDTLGEFVLGDFAEFCRFLALTRAQQVTSTESGSPPTTEASLNVVDSRPDAEA comes from the coding sequence ATGTTCCCTTTTTTTGATGCCGCAAGCGTGTCATCTGACGATTTGCCACCAAGATGGTCACGATTGTGGACGCTCCACGGGTCACTCGGATGGGCAATATCCAAAGGTATAGTTGTACGATCCGGTGGTCGAGAAGCCACGGAGTTGATATATCCAGACCACTTGAAGTATGAGCGTGTAACTCGCCTTCCATATTCCGCTCTTTTTGAGCGGCTGCGAAAATTCCTCATGACACCGGATACACTCCTGCTATGTTCGGGGTTTTCATTTCGCGATTCCCACATCTGCGCAATATTGGACGAAGCCCTAGCCGCTAATTCGCACGCAGCAATCCTGGCCATTCAATATGGTCCATTGGAAAGCGAATCGGAAGCAAGACAGCTAGCGTCTACTAGGCCGAACATGAGCGTCTATGCGCGGGACGGAGCTGTGATCAGTGGAATACCAGGCTCCTGGCGTTGCGGTGAGGCACCAAGTGAATACTGGGAAGATATACGATCCACCTTTTGGCGCCCACATACTGACGATACCCTTGGAGAGTTCGTTCTTGGAGACTTCGCCGAGTTTTGTAGATTCCTTGCGTTGACCAGAGCTCAGCAAGTCACGTCAACCGAATCGGGGAGTCCTCCTACCACCGAGGCGTCGCTAAACGTCGTTGACTCCCGGCCAGATGCCGAAGCTTAG
- a CDS encoding CBASS oligonucleotide cyclase, translating to MARQHVDHLDIARFAQDRVNLPRDKASEFRAQARRLREKLDGYLSENPDFTLKKMLLSGSLAKGTALRSLNDIDLACYISGADTPQDVADLLDYLAERLRKAFPNFSPDQVEPQTYSVTVSFRGTGLDVDVVPILYDGDPQWYGRLVSQDDGSFLETSIPLHLEFIGTRKKAQEQYFAQVVRLVKFWADRVKTELPGFRFKSFMIEMILSHLCDKGLDFSDYPEALQHFFTYVARTDMREKIIFTDYYRASAVGQFSDPVQIIDPVNEENNVAALYTDAEADAIVDAALDAGDAIDAALAAPTKQETVYYWRKVFDPSFQV from the coding sequence ATGGCGCGACAGCATGTTGATCATCTCGACATCGCGAGGTTCGCCCAGGACAGGGTGAACCTCCCGCGAGACAAGGCGAGTGAATTTCGGGCACAGGCTCGCCGCCTCCGGGAGAAGCTCGACGGATATCTGAGTGAGAATCCCGACTTCACTCTCAAGAAGATGCTGCTATCCGGCAGCCTTGCGAAGGGGACGGCGCTGCGCTCGCTGAATGATATCGACCTGGCCTGCTACATCAGCGGTGCTGACACACCCCAGGATGTGGCAGATCTCCTCGACTATCTGGCTGAGCGCCTCCGCAAGGCGTTCCCCAACTTCAGTCCAGACCAGGTAGAGCCCCAGACATACAGTGTCACGGTCTCTTTTCGCGGGACGGGACTCGACGTTGATGTGGTTCCGATCCTCTACGATGGGGATCCGCAGTGGTACGGGAGGCTTGTCAGCCAAGACGATGGTTCCTTCCTAGAGACCAGTATCCCGCTTCACCTTGAATTCATAGGCACGCGCAAGAAGGCGCAAGAGCAGTATTTTGCCCAGGTGGTACGCCTGGTGAAGTTCTGGGCAGATAGGGTAAAGACTGAGTTACCGGGCTTTCGATTCAAGTCCTTCATGATAGAGATGATCCTCTCCCATCTTTGCGACAAAGGGCTCGACTTTTCCGACTACCCTGAGGCCCTTCAGCACTTCTTCACGTACGTCGCCCGTACCGACATGCGGGAAAAGATCATATTCACCGACTATTACCGAGCATCGGCGGTTGGTCAGTTCTCCGATCCGGTGCAGATCATCGACCCGGTAAATGAGGAGAACAACGTTGCCGCTCTGTATACCGACGCGGAGGCTGACGCGATAGTAGACGCCGCCCTCGACGCGGGCGATGCTATCGACGCAGCCCTCGCTGCGCCGACAAAGCAGGAGACAGTCTACTACTGGCGGAAGGTCTTTGACCCTTCGTTTCAAGTGTGA